The proteins below come from a single Oncorhynchus keta strain PuntledgeMale-10-30-2019 chromosome 32, Oket_V2, whole genome shotgun sequence genomic window:
- the LOC127914394 gene encoding zinc finger protein 664-like: MSSPSYSPPEDDQVCLTEKEGLWLNVIVKEEEEEVIIQKQVEGEGVTVKEEEKDVSVKEEEDAFRVKEEDVTVKEEEEEKEEDAVFGVKEDEGEMTVTLEEEGDEEEETEYLGSVSQRHVKASNSSHEGRFLINTRERRDYRGSSGEPQQHHDAGEAEKSLSRSEHLKKHLQRSTGKKSHCCSDCGKRFNSSVKLKIHQRIHTGVKPYSCSQCGKSFSTSRYLTIHQRTHTGEKPFGCDHCGKSFIRQQTLKSHQRIHTGEKPYSCNQCGKSFSTSSYVTIHQRTHTGEKPYSCNQCEKSFTWPDSLIVHQRTHTGEKPCSCDQCGKSFTTSSLLTLHQRTHTGEKSCSCDQCGKSFTRPYNLIVHQRTHTGEKPCSCDQCGKSFTTSSQLTLHQRTHTGEKPFRCDQCGKSFTRSSYLTIHQRTHTGENPCCNQCGKRYSDKRSLTKHQKIHEGVVS, from the exons ATGAGCTCACCAAGCTACTCTCCTCCTGAAGACGATCAGGTCTGCTTGACGGAGAAAGAGGGTCTGTGGCTAAACGTTAtcgtgaaagaggaagaggaggaagtcataatacaaaaacaagtagagggtgagggtgttacagtgaaagaagaagagaaagacgtttcagtgaaagaagaggaagatgcgttcagagtgaaagaggaggatgttactgtaaaagaagaggaggaagagaaagaggaggacgccgtttttggagtgaaagaggatgagggggagatgactgtcacattggaagaagagggggatgaagaggaggaaactgAATATCTGGGCTCGGTATCCCAAAGGCATGTTAAGGCATCCAATAGTTCTCACGAAGGACGGTTTCTGATTAACACCA gagagagacgtgactatcgtggatcctctggggagcctcaacaacatcatgatgctggcgaggcagagaagagtctctccagatcagaacacctcAAGAAACACCTGCAGAGATCCACAGGGAAGAAAtctcactgctgctctgactgtgggaagagattcaACTCTTCAGTAAAACTTAAAATACATCAAAGAATTCACACTGGAGTGAAACCATATAGCTGtagtcaatgtgggaagagtttttctACATCTCGCTATCTAactatacaccagagaacacacacaggagagaaaccttttgGCTGTGAtcactgtgggaagagttttattCGGCAACAAACCCTGAAatcacaccagagaatacacactggagagaaaccttacagctgtaatcaatgtgggaagagtttttctACATCTAGCTATGTAactatacaccagagaacacacacaggagaaaaaccatatagctgtaatcaatgtgAGAAGAGTTTTACTTGGCCAGACAGCCTGAtagtacaccagagaacacacacaggagagaaaccttgtagctgtgatcaatgtgggaagagttttactacatCTAGCCTGCTGACTTTGcaccagaggacacacacaggagagaaatcttgtagctgtgatcaatgtgggaagagttttactcggCCATACAACCTGAtagtacaccagagaacacacacaggagagaaaccttgtagctgtgatcaatgtgggaagagttttactacatCTAGCCAGCTGACTttgcaccagagaacacacacaggagaaaaaccGTTTAggtgtgatcaatgtgggaagagttttactagaTCTAGCTATCTAactatacaccagagaacacacacaggagagaatccttgctgtaatcaatgtgggaagagatactctgataaaagatctctgactaaacatcagaaaatacatgaaggagttgtttcatga
- the LOC118365109 gene encoding uncharacterized protein LOC118365109 isoform X4, producing the protein MSSLNFSPPVKEEEVWWTQKEALGLNIVVKEEKEEEDVTVKKEVVGEAVTVNKKENDVTVKEEEDVFRVKEEEDVTVKEEDAVFGVKEEGEITVTLKDEEEEIYLINTRQ; encoded by the exons ATGAGCTCCCTAAACTTCTCCCCTCCTGTTAAAGAAGAGGAGGTCTGGTGGACGCAGAAAGAAGCTCTGGGGCTGAACATTGTcgtgaaagaggagaaggaagaagaggatgTCACAGTAAAAAAAGAAGTGGTGGGCGAGGCTGTTACTGTGAATAAAAAGGAGAACgacgttacagtgaaagaagaggaagacgtgttcagagtgaaagaggaggaggatgttactgTGAAGGAAGAGGATGCTGTTTTTGGagtgaaagaggaaggagagattactgtcacattgaaagatgaagaggaggagatataTCTGATTAACACCA gacaatga